TCAATGAGTCTCTAAGGATTATTAgagtattaattatttttttaaacttaaaatttttttattaataataatatcaatattaattAAACTATACTGTACTCAAGAAAAAAGAGTTTTTCTCCTTTAATTTTCTAATAAGGTACTAATAAAATTGATCTATACTGCATAGTTATTAATGCACGATGAAGATAGAGTTTAGGCCTTTCTAAGGCTACTCGGCCCAATACATCCAAATTAGACTATACTTGAATAGGGAAATTTTGATTTAAGATTGGTCTGGTTAGGCTCaattcttatttattaatttaacttataaaattaaatatgagaaaatattttcaataacCTCTCCATCGAGATCAACTATATGGAGAGCAATTCACGTTTGAAATAAGttggaatattttttatttaataataactaTTGTATTATGTTTTAAGGGATGTTTCACGAAAGATGTTTCACACAGTATTGTTTAACTAAAATAGAAGAAATGGATGTAACCTCAAAATATGTCACGGTTGTTAGGAGCTTAGCTTGGTGGATCAAATATGGAGGTAGTTATAGAtttctttttaacattttttctGGAATGCTGAGTGCTTCTCCCTTATTTTAGAAACATTGTGAGCTTTTCTTCATTATTTACCATTAACAACAAATCCCTTCACCATTCTTTTTTAACTATTAATGCCATTGTAATTGAAAATTAATTCCATTGCTCCTTATTGTCAACTTTGTGACTCTCATTCTTATATAACACTATAAATAGCAGCTTTTCACAACAAGTGAAGGGACTTTTTAGTATTTGAAATCACTTTCTAAAATCCTCTCAACTTATTCCTTTATTGAGCCTGATTGTTAATCACATTTCCCTTTCACCACCATACCAACCACCACCCGTCATCACGCATAATGTTACTGGATATATTTCACTCTTTCTCTCAACCTTCGTTTGGTACATTTTATTCACTTGTTTATAACATTTTTTCTCCCCACAGAAAAACTCTCTAGGTAGACATATTTCTATGATATATATAGTATTCAGTAAACCTGATATACATGTTTTTGTGTTAGATTGAAGCTGCCTTTGTAAAAGAAAACACAAATTATAGCATTTGGGGACCCTTGGCAGTGCACATATTGACAGCTTTAACTCATCCCTTTCCCATACCTTTGGATTCGATTCTCACTTTGTAAATGATAAAATACGAATAAAAACATAATGATAAACATAACCTTATCACCCTCTTTACTTTGGAGTGAAATATCATAATCAAAATCATAACGAGCAGTCATCAGAAAACAAAAGTATCAATGTATAGCATATTCTTAAAATTTGTTCAAGGATTAATGGAGCTAATCCCAAACATGACAAAGAAAGGAGAAGTCAAGGATTGAAAGCAAGGTAGCAAACGTTGAAAAAAGAACATAATATAATCAGTCCATATTTTAGGGGATTTGGTTGTTGAGACACCAAATATTTCTAGATTAAAAACATTTTTCTTCTGGGGTAATCTCTAATGTAACAAACAAGACAATGATTGCATCATCCATTTGACACCGCTATAAAGGAAATTAGCAATAACTAGGTCTAACTCTTCAAAGGTGTTACAGTACAACAATCAATGCATGATGAACCAGCTAGTATATTaaaaaacaataacaacaataatagaaGAAGATAAAAAGAAACACAAATAATTAATGAGTAGCTCTAGGTGGAGCAAAAAGTGGTCCACTCTTTACTTGCTGTTATATTTCTGTAAGTGTAGATGGCAGAACAGAAGCCAAGCTTGTCCAATTCACATTAATGTCTTGAAGGGGCAATGGCAAAGCATCAGTATTTAGTCAATTTTGTTGAATACACTTTTTTTAGAAGGGGAACGGGGGCATGGGTTTCCCAAGACGAAGAAAGTGAGTGAAGAACCGATAAGTTGATAACGATAATGCTCCACTATGTCTGGTTCTTCCACAATGTCCCCTTTGGATTCCTATTTCCATACGGTTCCTTCAAAGTCAAACCACCCCTCGGGTCCTATGTTAACCCAACACTGATTAAGACACCCATTTTCTTATTTGACTACACAAACTCAACAATCTTCACTTGTGTGTTTTCCTTACTGTTAACTAAGCTTGTCCTTTTCCAACCAAGATTGTCTTTATGGCGGTTGGGTCGATATGAAGCAAAGATTTCATTTAAAAAAGTTGATAAATGATACGAGTCTAAATCTTATAGTAAATACAAAATTAGGCATTTCCTCCATCATTCAATATATCACAGAATTTACAGCAATGATTTAAAATtactacatttgcttttctctTTCTAGTGAAATTCATCGTCTCGAAGCCTAGACCTTCTTTTTCCCGGATTCCAACTCGTGTCTTCTCTGCCATCTCCATCAAGCATAACGAGTCAGCATTCTGCTCAGGTATTCGTACGTTGCCTCACCTCATTGTATCGCCAATTTTAACCCATCACGaataatttttgaaaagaaattataACCCCGCCAACATACCTTGTGATTTACGGTAAGTGAAAGCTCCCCGACTCGGCCAAACTCATTGGTTTCAACTTTCGTCAGTATTGTATAATTAATTCTTCACTCAAACTAACTCGGAACTGACTCAGAATAGCCTCCCCGGGTAAGAATCAAAgacttttcctttctctttccaACTGTTTCTTTGGTTAACACATTGTTTTTCCGTGAAGTAACGGTCGAGATTCTATCCACGTATCGAGCTTACTCCTGATCCCCGAGTGACACTTATCTTTAAAGTCTTCGATGTTCAGGAACCTATCGGAGTGACCCGACTCTGAACGGGAAATAAACCGGATCACTTCTTCGAAAACGGACTCGTCGCAGGGGATCGTCAATGGGCCTTGGTTGCTAAACCCATACTCTTCCTCTGCTTCGATAAGGAATTTCCTAAAGACGGGATGGTTCAGGTACGTCACCCGCACCACGAATCTCCTGCAACTCCTCCCCACGCAGACCGCCACATGTCCCGCCGGCACATCAGACGGAATGCGGCTGGCCGACATGCGAGCCTTGTTCCTCCACCGCAGCAGCATTTGCCTGAGCCTCACAATGTAGCGGATTTTGCTGCATTTTCCGAGTCCCGCCGACATCTTCCCCGGAAACTAACaattcaaaggaaaaaaaaaacaagtcttGTTTCAGAGTTGAAAGCTTTTGTGAGGggaaaaatagtggttttggaagaGGATTTTATAAAAGGGGAAAGTACGCTATCTGTCTGCTGTTGATGAAGCAAGTAAAAAGCCCAAATGTCTTTTAGCATTGGATAATACAGAAATTATcgctaattattttttaataaatcgagtaccttttcttttcaaaaataataattacaagcatgaaattgaaaaaaaaaattattaatagcaTCCCGTTTAATTTTGgttgagttttaactcgattaatattaatattattgtttgtatAGGAGTTCGTGAGTTTGAATATCCTGAAATATATTTATTCTCTTATTTACGAGTTAAGATAATATTATGGGTTgttctaaatattttataaaaatacttcAACGTATTTGAACTTACATCTTTCTACACTATGAACAACACTGATGTCAAATGTATAAAGACTCAATCAACAATTCAATTTGTAATCTTAAAGTTTCTCAATTtcgaaaattaaataaataaaatatttttagacacAATGTAAAACATGACATATTTAATGCTGAATATATTTGAGAGGTCCTTTTATTAGGGATTTGATCAAGTTAGTCCTTTGACTATTAAATGGATCGATTCAGTACATGTACtactaaaataatcaaataaagaaaaattggaacagagttaatatttactttttaatagatttaattttttgtcagtttttataattttgtaaatgaattttcttTACTTAGAATTGAACTGCAATTGAAGAAAATAATTTCGAAAgctttttttatacaataaatattaactctattctaatttttctttatttaatttttttaatagtaaatatattaaattgatttatttaataataaatagattattTGATCCAACTTTAATAATATCTAACGAAGTCTTAAGTACTTTAACCcatatttaaatacaatttaacatCCATAAAAAAGTTGTTAggatttatttttaagaaaatataaatggATAAGAAATTTAAGATATttcaaaaatacaagaaaaaaaacaaaattaatgatGCAAATTAACATTTTGTATGAAAAGTTTCCAAATTTGCAATTTAGATTGAGAAGATAGATGTGATGTATCTTTAAAGAAAGATTTGCTTGGTTTTGATACATTGAACACTGAAAATGGTATGTAGATTACATCATGTGAGGGTTACAACtagtaattatataaaaaaattggtcAGTGGGaaaccttttatattttattttttttaatcaatgtGACCTggaaatatctatatatatttttcattttgcttttttttttgttacataaaaggagtaaaattatcaaatttttttaacatataattaatgTAGATATACAAACATAAATGTAGAGAAGAGGGTAACATGCTTAGCAAACAAAAACTATAGTTGGAAGAGTgcttgaaattatggttaattattctataatgaaattaaaagtgCGTAAACGTGAAGATGAATATTGAGATTGGTTATATAGTTCAATTTTTGTCTACATCAATGGAGTCTTGCCCAAAACAATAATCAACTATCTTTCTCATGAAATAACCAATTATTTGAGTTTTAATATCAACTAACTCTCACCCATTTAGCGATGTTACCGTTGTACAAAGAATAAGTCAATCTCTAACTAAACCTCTCCCTCAAAAGTTTAATTTTGCAATACAAGAGACTTTTTTGATTGCTTAAAAAAATAATGCACATATAAGATGTTTTTAACTTGAACAAATTTGTGTTCTCTcggaatatttttaagttagacaAAACTTAAGTTTATGTACtatttaagttttgattacataAAAGTTagaatataattcatttttattaagtAAAGCTAAAAATCAATATAAGATAATTTTGATGTAATTCCATAAGAGCCTTGATATAATCCAATGCCTTTAAATATGGAGAGTGATCTTACTTGATCTTCAAGTAACcatttttcaagttttcaacCTTAACTCAATTGGTATTCATATTTATAAAGTAAAACTAAAAATCAACATAAGATAATTTTGATGTAATTCCATAAGAGCCTCGATATAATCCAATACCTTTGAACATGAAAAATGACTCTACTTGTTCATCAAGTAACcatttttcaagttttcaacCTTAACTCAATTGGTCTTCATATTTTGAGTTTTAATTCGCTCAAATATCTTTAATGATGAAAGTGTAATAATAATGTAATTGGGCACACTGTATATCTTATgaagtgtgttttttaaataataataataattatttttttgagaaaTGTTAATCGATTTTTGTTGAAGAGAAGGTATAATCTCTTTCTTTCAGtagttattgaaaataaaatgtagcCTAATAAAAACGCACCGCCCCACATGCAAAAGGTGTAGTGAAATGAAGAAGATGCATTTGTTTCTTAAAAggcatttatatattatatatctgACCAATTGACATGCCCCATCTTTAATTTCCCAAACAAGTCCCTCCCCCAGCCCAACTTCTCTTCTAAATTTACTATCAAATATGAATGGATTTTAAATAAGGATTTGTCGTCTCATATATAGGACTGAAATTGAAAAAAGTTATATTAagtattagaataaaaaaaatcaaaatttacttttttagatgaaataaatcctttatatatatttgatctaGAATATTGAATTACAATCtctagataattttttttttctgtccAGTTTTATTTCAAAGATTGTCTAGACTTGATTTTGGGTATATGCAAATTGCTTCAAAAGTCGTTAAATTTGATCTTGAAACTTCAATTGAGTTTTGATCCAATGTTTGTCTAGACTTGATTTTGAATTGATGCGGGTTGCTTTAAAAGTTAACAAGTCTTAATGTTgaaattgagtttgaaaagatgCTTGCTTCAAAATTGGATTTGTGTTGGATTCAAAGGACTTCAAGAATTGAtcttaaattaatgaattttaagGTCATCTAAAGTTGATATGAAAACACAAGTTTCTTCCAAACTTGATATTGAATGGATGGTTGATTCATCCTTAAAAGAATtctagacttgatattaatgAACATATCTGATCACCTTTTTAttgatcaaacaaaataaaaaaaaaagcattcttcaaaactaatacgttgttctttaaaatttttgagttttaatCCTAAACTCCTAAACTTGTGTATAAATTTCTAACAGTCGGGTAAAAAAgaatttatgtataaattaacatattttatttgagtactcttttattattatttatatgatattaatttaaattaacatGCAATAAAACaatgtttaaataatataatttctttatggtattaaaaaataatttttatttatctctaattaaattgaattacacTTTATAGATTGAAAATTTTGCATGCTCAACTTTGTTTTATATTTTGGAATGCAGTTGAATGGTGAAGATGGATGCATGATGCATGTTATGGATCCCCCCAAAAGTCATACTTAAAAAGTAAAGATcgtttattttgtatttttgcaAAATGTTTTAGAATTTTAACCCAGATTTTgggaatatttattattttattttccctttttgttaACAAATGTTTTGAATCATCAGGAttcatgaataaatatacatagacttttaattttataatgtatCACGGAAGATGTAAAAAAACCAGGCTCCTAAGTGGACATAAAGTGGCGGAGATATGTAACAATCGAGGAATACCGTTGTCCCATGTCAGTGTCAGATGCTGACTTGGCACTGTGATTCAGATAGAGCGGGACCCACACGCCCCCAAATCAGCCAATAAGAGATCACTATATTTTATGTGGCCGGACAGAAGCGAAAAAGGTGAACGAGGGAGGTTACTTTTTTGGGGAAAAAGTTGGTGTCTAGGTTCGTAGCCGCTTAGTTGTACTGAAATTTGTCACGGGCCTCACGGGCCTCACGGGCCCCATCCCCCGTTaccattataaataattattttccaaatatTTATCAATAATCCAAACACTATAAATAGAAGTAATGTCATCAGCTTTATCTATATGTCACatgttatgtttatttttaatctttatattttaatttaatataaattgattttatatttttacaatgatattaattagttaaaatagttttttagtcattaatctaaataattaatatctttaattatattaattaaaatagaaaaaaaaactatttcgACATTTTTAAATAGGAAAGAGTACTTTTACTTTCTATATAAAAGAAAAGTTGTAAGCCTTCTCTATATGTAACCGTAttggatttaaattttgtaatgaaaaaattgaaatattaaccATTTTGGTATacttacatttaaaatttagtctttttaactTAAActactaatataatataaaaggAATGTAATGGGCATTCCTTTTGTGTCACAACCTTTTACTCCTTTTTAGATCATATAATAATGGTTGTAGAACCCATATTTTGCCCAagccttaaaataaataaaccaaattttaaaaaaaaataaaaaaaatcaaaatgcccattaaaagtccatttacaaacaaAGCTATCaacccaattacaacccaaaaattaaaacctaaaagaAGCCCAAAAGCTtagaaaccctagcccacaacctatTTTCGGAAATTAGAAACTCTAGCCGCAAGCCTCAACCACCCACTTCCAACCACTACCAAGTGGCACATGCCTCCACCACCGTTTGCCTGccatacaagaagaagaaaagataacaaatatatataataaagtttgtaaatggctataaaggCCATACTAGAACCGATTGTAAGATGGGGGGATCGATGGTATTTTGAGGAAGAATCGATTGTATTTTGGGGAGAGAAGAGATTGTATTAGAAGGGGTTGTATTACAGAGACTTTTGAGgagaaatcaaaaggagaaaacaagttcaaaaggtgtttgtccttatttttatttttttgatcttCTTTCTATTCATTCgttttatctattttacaaatatttttaacaaagaaaaaacttataaaaaatataaaaaaagggaaagaggGAAGGATCTTACCGGTGTTCAGTTTTCCAACATCGTGGACGACCGGGAAGCCACCGCCGAGGATCGGTGGCCGGAAATCGAATGGATTCTTGAGTTCTAGGGTGTTTCTCATTAATTTTTGAAGGTTTTTGGGTCATTTTAACCCCAAATCCGGGCTCTACTCGAGAAAAGAAGCGAAAAAGGGCCTCGAAAGATTTTTCGGTCACCGTGGACGGCGGCGCCGCCGTCGGTGGTTGGTGACCAGCGTGATGGTTGATGGCCGGTCCGATGACCGGAGGAGGGGAAGGGTTGAGAGAGTTGAGAGCCTtctctctattttgaaaaatgaatgtaGGGTGGTAAGGTGgtgttttaactcttttttttgttgtttttttcttaaagaaaaagttttttttatgataaaaaaaagagaaaataaagtatggttttaattaataataaaaacaaaatagtatgggggaatagttttaattaataataaaacaaaatagtgtGGGggagtagttttaattaataataaaacaaagtagcATGGGGGAGTGGAATCAACTTTTTTGCTTGGGACCATGCATGTTACCTTTAATTGGGTAATTTGCGCAATTGGTCCCCTCCTTTGTGCTAGCCTTCAATCGGGCcatatttaagttttatattattttaaattggccctgcAGTCTGTGTGCTATTTCAATTTGCCCCCTTTGCGCGGTATTTTAAGATTTGgggcatttttaattttagatctcGGACATTTATACGCAATTAATTTTAGCCCAAAATTCTGTTTCAATAATTTGTTTTACTTGTAAGTTATCTCTTGGATTTTGTTTCTTCTCTCAATTAAGTTTCAGTTATTCTTTTTAGAATAAACATGTTTctacatattattttgatttcatacttttgtaattattatttttctcttttctttttttttcacgtgCATACCTGTTTATATGAAAtacctttatattattattactactatatgtatatatttataatattactaatagtttattttttacattattatgtatataccatgtaa
The sequence above is drawn from the Gossypium hirsutum isolate 1008001.06 chromosome A05, Gossypium_hirsutum_v2.1, whole genome shotgun sequence genome and encodes:
- the LOC107957583 gene encoding auxin-induced protein 6B — its product is MSAGLGKCSKIRYIVRLRQMLLRWRNKARMSASRIPSDVPAGHVAVCVGRSCRRFVVRVTYLNHPVFRKFLIEAEEEYGFSNQGPLTIPCDESVFEEVIRFISRSESGHSDRFLNIEDFKDKCHSGIRSKLDTWIESRPLLHGKTMC